DNA sequence from the Ramlibacter agri genome:
CGAACTGAGCTGGCAGAACGACATCGACACCGCCGCCGGCGTGGTGCTGGCCGGCCTGGAACAGCGGGTACAGAAGGTCAGCGGTTCCACGGCCTACACCGTCACCGAGCGCACCATCAACTCCGGCTTCGCCGGCATCAACGGCAACAGCGGCCCGCACAGCTGGCAGGCCAACCTGCGCCGCGACGAAAACTCGCAGTTCGGCGGCGCCACCACCGGCTTCGCCGGCTACGGCTACCGCATCGCGCCGGCCTGGCGCGCCAGCGCGTCCTACGGCACCAGCTTCGTCGCGCCTTCGTTCAACCAGCTGTACTACCCCGGCTTCGGCAACCCGGCCTTGCAGCCGGAAAAGGGCAAGAACTACGACCTGGCGCTGACCTGGTCGCAGGACGGCCAGGAAGTGAAGCTGGTGCGCTTCGACAACAAGATCCGCGGCTTCATGACCAACACCACCTTGCCGCAGAACATCCCGCACGCGCGCATCGACGGCTGGACCTTGGGCTACACCGGCAGTTTCGGCCAGCTGGGCCTGCACAGCTCGCTGGACCTGCTGGACCCGCGCAACGAGGCCAACGGCAAGCAGCTGCCGCGCCGGGCCAAGCAGCAGGTGACCGCGGGCGCCGACTGGTCGCAAGGCGCCTGGACCTACGGCGGCAACGTGCTGGCCGCCGGCCAGCGCTATGACGACGCGGCCAACGCCAACCGCCTGGGTGGCTACGCCACGATCGACCTGTACGCCGACTGGCAGGTGGCGCGCGACTGGAGCGTGCAGGCCAAGGTGAACAACCTCGCCGCCCGCGTGTACGAGACGGCCATGGGCTACAACCAGCCGGGGCGGGCCTTCTACGTGACGCTGCGCTGGCAGCCGAAGTAAAGTCGTCGCATGTCTCTGGAGATCGCCCGCGGCCCGCGCCGCATCGTCTGCCTCACCGAGGAAGCCACCGAGTGGCTCTACCTGCTGGGCGAGGATGCGCGCATCGTGGGCATCTCCGGCTACACGGTGCGCCCGCGCCGGGCCCGCGAGGAGAAGCCGAAGGTCAGCGCCTTCCTCAGCGCCAAGATAGCCAAGATCCTGGAACTGCAACCGGATTGCGTCTTCGGTTTCTCCGACCTGCAGGCCGACATCGCCGCGGAGCTGGTGCGCAAGGGCGTGCAGGTCACCATCTTCAACCAGCGCAGCGTGGAGGAGATCTTCGCCATGCTGTACCAGGTGGCGGCGATGGTGGGCCGCGCCGCCGACGGCCTGCGCCGGCTGGAGGCGATGCGTGCGCGCCTGCTGGAGATCGAGGCCGCGGGGCGCGCGCTGCCACGCCGGCCCCGCATCTTCTTCGAGGAGTGGGACGAGCCGCATATCAGCGCGATCCGCTGGGTGTCGCAGCTGGCCGGCATCGCCGGCGCCGACGACGTCTTTCCCGAACTGGCGCTGATGCCCATGGGCAAGGACCGCATCATCGCGGACGGGGCGGAGATCGTCCGCCGCAATCCGGACATCGTGGTCGGCTCCTGGTGCGGCAAGAAGTTCCGGCCCGAGAAGGTTGCTGCGCGTCCGGGCTGGGAGAACGTGAACGCGGTGCGCGCAGGGCAGCTGTTCGAGATCAAGTCCGCGGACATCCTGCAGCCGGGGCCGGCGGCGCTGACCGACGGCGTCGAGCAGTTGCATCGCATCGTCCTGGAATGGAGCCGCACGCATGGCTGAACTGGCGGTGGCGCGCAGCGAGCTGATCCTGGGCGGCCAGAAAAGCGGCAAGACCGCGCGCGCCGAGGCGCTGGCCGCGGCGTGGCTGGCGCGCTCGCCGGCGCATCGCGCCGTCTACATCGCCACGGCGCAGGCCTGGGACGAGGAGATGCGCGAGCGCATTGCGCGGCATCGCCGGGACCGCGCGCTGCGCGTGCCGGCGATGGAAACCGTGGAAGAACCTCTGGAGCTGGTGCGCGCGATCGGTGCGCACAGCCGCGCCGACACGCTGGTGGTCGTCGACTGCCTGACCTTGTGGCTGACGGCGCGCCTGCTGCCGGTCGATGCCCTCCAGGCGCTGCCGGCGCCTGACGATGAATTGATCGAACGCGCGGTCGCCGCGGCCGCCGGGCCGCTGGTGCTGGTGAGCAACGAGATCGGCCTGGGCGTGATCCCGATGGGCCGCGAGTCGCGCGCCTTCGTCGATGCGCTGGGCCGCCTCAACCAGCAGGCCGCAAGGGCTTGCGAGCGCGTGACGCTGATGGCCGCGGGCCTGCCGCTGCCGCTGAAAGGACAGTCGTGAAGAGGATCCTGGGGGCGCTGGTCCTCGCGCTCGTGCTGGCGGCGCCGGCCCGGGCGGAACTGAAAGTGACCGACGACCGCGGCGTCACCGTGACGCTGCCGCAGTCGCCGCGCCGCATCGTGAGCCTGCTGCCTTCGCTGACCGAGACCGTCTGCGAGCTGGGCGAATGCGGCCGGCTGGTCGGCGTGGACCGCTATTCCAACTATCCGGCTTCGGTGCTGGCCCTGCCCAGGGTGGGCGGTGGCATCGATCCGAACATCGAGGCGGTGGTCGCGCTCAAACCCGACGTGGTGCTGATGGCCACCTCTTCGCGCGGCGCCGAGCGGCTGGAGTCGCTGGGCGTCAAGGTGCTGGCGATGGAGCCGCGCACGGCCGCCGACGTGCCGCGCGTGATGGAGAAGCTGGGCCAGCTGCTGCAGGTGCCCGATGCGCAGCGCATCTGGCGCGCCATCAACGCCGGCGTGGCGGCGGCCGCGCAGTCGCTGCCGCCGGCGGCGCGCGGCGCGCGCGTGTACTTCGAGGTGAGCCGCGGTCCCTATGCGGCCGGGCCCGGCTCCTTCATCGGCGACGTCCTGCAGCGGCTGGGCGCGCGCAACATCATCACGCCGGAGATGGGGCCTTTCCCGCGCATCAACCCCGAGTTCGTGGTGAAGGCCGATCCCGACCTGATCCTGATCGGCGACCGCAACGCCGACGGCCTGGAGCAGCGTCCCGGCTGGGCGAAGCTGCGCGCGGTGCGCGAGAAGCGCATCTGCGTGTTCGATGCCGCGCAGTCGGACGTGCTGGTCCGCCCCGGCCCGCGCATGGCCGAAGCCGCGCGCCTGCTGGCGGGCTGCCTGGCGGCCAAGGCTGGCAAATGAGCGCTGCAGCCGTCGTCGACCGCCGCGGACTGGTGCTGGGCTTCGTGCTGCTGCTGGTCGCGGCGCTGGTGGCGGCCGTCGGTGCCGGCGTCGGCAGCACCGGCTTCGAAAGCGTGCTGCGGGCCCGCCACGATGCCGCGGCCTGGCAGATCCTGTGGGACATCCGCCTGCCGCGCACCCTGGGCGCCTGGGCCGCCGGCGCGCTGCTGGGACTGGCTGGCGCCGTGGCGCAGGGCTTGTTCCGCAATCCGCTGGCGGATCCTTACCTGCTTGGAAGCGCGTCCGGGGCCGCGCTGGGCGTCGCGCTGGCGCTGGTCTTCGTCGGCGCCTCGCCTTTCGCCGCGCACTGGCTGCCGCGCGTGGGCCTCACGGGCGCGGCCTTCTGTGGCGCCGTGGTCGGCGTGCTGATGACGCTGGTGCTGGCGCGCGGCGTGCTGCACACCTTGCGCCTGTTGCTGGCCGGCGTGATCGTGGGCGTGGTGCTCGGCGCCGCGCGCGACCTGCTGACGCTGGCCGTGCCCGACACCTTGCAGGCAATGCAGGGCTTCATGCTGGGCACCACCGGCTTCGTCGGCTGGCCGGCCTGCGGCGTGATGCTGGCCTTGCTGGTGCCGCTGCTCGCCGTGGCCTGGGCGCTGGGACGCATGCTGGATGCGCTGGCCCTGGGCGAGGCCACGGCGGCCAGCCTGGGCCTGCCGCTCGGTGCGATGCGCGCGGCGCTGGTCGCCGTGCTGGCACTTGCCACCGGCGGCGCGGTGGCGCAGACGGGCCTGATTGGTTTCGTGGGACTGGCGGCGCCGCACCTGGTGCGCTCCTTCGCGCCGGTGCCGCATGGCCGCCTCGTGCTGCTGGCGGCCTTGATGGGGGGGCTGCTGTTGATGGGCGCCGACGTGCTGGCCCGCTGGCTGATCGCGCCGCAGGAGTTGCCGGTGGGAGTGCTCACCGCGGTGCTCGGTGGCACCTATCTGCTGTGGCTGATGCACCGGCGCAGCCGGCGGGGCGTGTTCTCGTGAGCGCCCTCGAAGCGCGCGCATTGCGCGCCAGCCTGGGCCCGCGCGGCGACCGGCGCGAGGTCCTGCACGGCATCGACCTGCGCTTCGCCGCCGGCCGCTGGACCAGCATCGTCGGTCCGAACGGCGCGGGCAAGTCGACCTTGCTGCGGGCGCTGGCGGGCCTGCTGCCCCACGAGGGCGGCGTGCTGCTGCATGGGCGCGACCTGCCCACTTTCAGCCTGCGCGAACGCGCGCGCCAATTGGGCTGGCTGGGGCAGAACGAATCGGCAGCCGACGACCTCACGGTCTATGACGTCGCGATGCTGGGCCGCCTGCCGCATCGCGCCTGGCTGGCGCCGCCGGCGCCCGCGGACCATCAAGCGGTGGAAGAAGCCTTGCGCGCGACGCAGGCCTGGGACTGGCGCGAACGCCTGCTGGGGCACCTGTCCGGCGGCGAACGCCAGCGCGTGCTGCTGGCGCGCGCGCTCGCGGTGCGCGCCGGCGTGCTGCTGATGGACGAGCCGCTCGCCAACCTGGACCCGCCGCACCAGGCCGACTGGCTGGTGCTGGTGCGCGAACTCGTCGCGCGTGGCACGACGGTGGTCAGCGTGCTGCACGAACTCTCCATGGCCTTGCAGGCCGACGACATGGTGGTGCTGGCCGGCGGTCGCGTCGTCCACCACGGCCCCTGCGGCGCGGCCGAGACCCACGCCGAACTGGCCCGCGTATTCGACCATCGCATCCGCGTGCGTTCGCTGGAAGGCCAGTGGATCACGCTGCCGCACGACTGAAAGAGACTCCCATGCAGATCGAGACGCCGCCCGCGGCGAAACCCTACGAGAAGCCCGAAGGCGAGCGCCGCGGCCTCGTCATCGTCAACACCGGCGACGGCAAGGGCAAGAGCACGGCCGCCTTCGGTCTCGCGCTGCGGGCGCACGGGCGCGGCAAGGCGGTGAAGATCTTCCAGTTCATGAAAGTGCCCACCGCGCGCTTCGGCGAACACCGCATGTTCGAGCAGATCGGCATTCCGATCGAAGGCCTCGGCGATGGCTTCTCCTGGAAGAGCCAGGACCTGGAGCGTTCGGCGCAGCTCGCGCGCGATGGCTGGCAGAAGGCGAGGGCGGCCATCCTGGGCGGCGAGTTCTTCCTGGTCGTCCTCGACGAGCTGACCTATCCGCTGATCTACGGCTGGCTCCCGCTGGACGAGGTGCTGGCGACCTTGCGCGAGCGCCCGCGCGAAGTGCACGTGGCGATCACGGGGCGGCGCTGCCCGCCGGAGATCATCGAGCTGGCCGACACCGTGACCGAGATGCAGAAGGTCAAGCACGCCTTCAACGCCGGCGTGCCGGCGCAGCGGGGCATCGAGGACTGAATGGGCGCGTGGCTTGTCCTGGCGGCGCTGCTGCTCGCGTTCGCGTTGGACCATGTGTTCGGCGAACCGCGGGCGCGCTGGCATCCGGTGGTAGGGATGGGGCGCTACCTGGAGCTGGCGGGGCGGCGGGTTGCGCCGCGGGCCGGTGAGGCTGCCACTGCAACGGCACGCGTCTTCACGCTTGGCGCGCTTGCCTGGCTGCTCGGTGCCTTGCTTGTCGTCGCGCTCGCCTGGTCGCTGCAACACGCCTTGCTGCTGTTGCCTGCATGGGCCACGGCCTTGCTGGCAGGCATCGCGCTGAAGCCGTTGCTGGCCTGGCGGATGTTGCGCGAAGAGACCGCGGCCGTGGAGCAGGCGCTGTCCGTCTCGCTGGCCGCGGGACGTGAACGCCTCGCGCGGCTGGTCAGCCGAGACGTCAATGCGCTCGACGAGGCCGGCGTGCGCGAGAGCGCGATCGAATCGCTGGCGGAGAACCTCAACGACTCCGTCGTCGCGCCGGTGTTCTGGTTCCTGCTGCTCGGGCTGCCCGGCGCCACGTTGTACCGCTTCGCCAACACCGCCGATGCGATGTGGGGCTACCGCGGCCCGCGCGGCGGCCGCGACTGGGAGTGGGCCGGCAAGTTCGCGGCGCGTGCCGACGACGCGCTGTCCTGGCTGCCGGCGCGCCTCACGGCGCTGCTGATCGCCCTGGCGCATCACGGGCTGCCCTGGCGCCCGCTGCGCGCGGAGGCGGCACGCACCGCTTCGCCGAACAGCGGCTGGCCGATGGCGGCCATGGCGCTGGCATTGGACGTCCGCCTGGGAAAGCCGGGTGTCTACGTCCTGAATGCAGGCGCGCGCTGCGCGCAACCGGCCGATGGCGCGCGGGCTCAGGTGCTCGCCGCGCGGGCGGTCGGTTGGTTGCTCGCGTTGAGCGTGCTCGTGTTGCTGGTGGAAGGCGCATGACCGGACGCGTGCACGGCGGGCCCGGCGCGCAAGGCGCGGCCTGCTACGACTTCTCCACCAACGCCAATGCCTGCGGACCTTGCCCGCAAGCATTGGCGGCCGTGCAGGGCGCGGACGCCCTGCGCTATCCGGACCCGGCTTCGACCCGCGTGCGCGAAGCCTTGGCTGCCTTCCATGGCGTGGCCGTCGAGCGCATCGTGCCGGCCGCGAGCGCCAGCGAGATGATCTTCCGGCTCACCGCCTGGGCGGCGCGCAGCGGCGTGCGGCAGGTGGCCTTGCCCAGGCATTCCTATGGCGACTATGCCCAGGCCGCGCGCGCCTGGGGCCTCGTGCCGGCCGCGGACGCCGCGCTGGCCTGGGCCTGCGAGCCTTCCAGCCCGTTGGGGCAGGGGGAGCGCGATCTGCATGGGGCCGACGGTGCCATCGTGGTGCTGGATCGTGCCTACGAACCCTTGCGATTGACGGGCGCCAGCTCCTTCAGCGGCGCACAATGCGATGCCATGTGGCAGCTGTGGTCGCCCAACAAGGCGCTGGGACTCACCGGCGTGCGCGGCGCCTATGCCATCGCGCCGGTCGCCGTGGACACGGCGGAAGCCGAAGCGATGGCACCGTCCTGGCCCCTGGGCGCGCACGGCGAGGCCATGCTCCTCGCGTGGTGCGAAAGTGCCGTGCAGCAATGGCTGGCCGCAAGCCGCGCCACCCTGCGCAACTGGAAAGACCGGCAGCAGGCGCTGTGTCGCGACCTCGGCTGGTCGCTGCAGCCCAGCGACGCCAACTTCTTCGTCGTGCAGGCCCCGCAATTGACTGCGGCCTTGCCGGCGCTGCGCGGGCAGGGCGTGCAGTTGCGTGACTGCGCTTCCTTCGGCCTGCGGGGGCATGCGCGCCTGAGCGTGCAGCCGCCCGCGGCGCAGGACGCGCTGGCGCTCGCCTGGAGGAATGCGCGATGACCGCCCGTTGCGTGATGGTGCTGGGCACCACCAGCGGCGCCGGCAAGAGCTGGCTGACGACGGCTTTGTGCCGCTGGTATGCGCGCCAGGGCCTGAAGGTGGCGCCGTTCAAGGCGCAGAACATGTCCAACAACGCGCGCGTCGTGGCCGGCGGGGAGATCGGCAGCGCGCAGTACTTCCAGGCGCTGGCCGCGCGGGCCGAGCCGGACGTGCGCATGAACCCGCTGCTGCTGAAGCCCGAGCGCGACACCCATAGCCAGGTCATCCTGCTGGGGCAGGTCGACGATGCGCTTGCGAACGAGCCCTGGCGGGGCCGCAGCGAGAAGGTGTGGCCGCAGATCGCGCAGTCGCTGGATGCGTTGCGGGCAGAGAACGACGTCGTCGTCATCGAAGGCGCCGGTTCGCCGGCGGAAATCAACCTGAAGTCCAGCGACATCGTCAACATGCGCGTGGCGCTGCATGCCGATGCCGCCTGCCTGCTGGTCACCGACATCGACCGCGGCGGCGCCTTCGCCCACCTGTACGGCACCTGGGCGCTGCTGGACGAAGCGGAGCGGCGCCTGCTGCGCGGCTTCGTGCTGAACAAGTTCCGCGGCGACGCGGCGCTGCTCGCGCCGGGCCCGCAGCAACTGGAGCGCCTGACCGGCGTGCCCACCGTGGCCACATTGCCCATGTGGTGGCAGCACGGCCTGCCGGAAGAGGACGGCGTGTTCGACGATCGCAGCGTCGTGGCCGGCGCGGTCACGCGCACGGTCGCCGTCGTCGCCTATCCGCGCCTGAGCAACCTCGACGAATTCCAGCCGCTGAAGAACGTGCCCGGCCTGCGCCTGCTGTGGGCGCGCAGCCCGGCGGACGTGGCCGGCGCCGACTGGATCGTGCTGCCCGGCTCCAAGCACACGAGTTCCGACCTGCAGTGGCTGCGCACACAAGGCCTGGACCGCGCCATCGCGCGCCACGCCGAAGCCGGCCGCGCCGTGCTGGGCGTGTGCGGCGGCCTGCAGATGCTGGGCGAGGCGCTGATCGACCCGTACGCCATCGACGGCAACGGGCCGGGCCTGGGGCTGCTGCCGCTGGTCACGCAGTTCGAGCCGGCCAAGACGGTGCGGCGCACGCAGGCGAGCTTCGGCGCGATGCACGGGCCGTGGACGGCGCTTTCGGGCGTGGAAGCGTCCGGCTACGAGATCCACCACGGCAGGACGGTGCAGCACGCCGGCATGGCGGCGGCGCACACGGTGCTGCCCGGCGGCCTGGGCTGGCAGAACGCGCAAGGCAACGTGCTGGGCGTGTACCTGCACGGCCTGTTCGAAGACCCGGCCGTGCTGCACGCGCTGTTCGGCGCGGCGGCGCCGACGCTGGACAGCGTGTTCGACGGCCTGGCCGATTTCATAGAGCGGGAGTTCCCCGCGGCTTACCTGGGCGGGCTGATCGCCTGCAACTGAATGCAGATCCAACACATCGAAGACCTCCACGACCCCGTGCTGGCGCAAAGCCTGCAGCACAAGATCGACCGCAAGACCAAGCCGCTGGGCGCGCTGGGCCGGCTGGAAACGCTGGCCTTGCAACTCGGGCTGATCCTGGGCAGCGAGACGCCGCAACTGCGCGAGCCGCAGCTGCTGGTGTGCGCCGGCGACCATGGCCTGGCCGCCCGCGGCGTGTCGGCCTATCCGAGCGACGTCACCTGGCAGATGGTGGAGAACTTCCTGGCTGGCGGCGCGGCCGTGAGCGTGCTGGCCCGCCAGCATGGCCTGGCACTGACGGTGGTCGATTGCGGCGTGCGGCATGACTTCGCGCCGCGGCCCGGCCTGGCCATCCGCAAGATCGGCCCCGGCACCGCCGACAGTGCAGAAGGCCCGGCGATGACCGCGGCGCAGTGCGAGCAGGCCATCGCCAACGGCCGCGAGCTGGTGGCCGGGCTGCCGGGCAACGCGGTGCTGCTGGGCGAGATGGGCATCGGCAATACCTCGGCCGCTTCCTTGCTGCTGGCGGCGTTGACCGGCACGCCGATTGCGGATTGCGTCGGTGCCGGCACCGGCCTGGACGAAGCGGGCATCGCCCGCAAGCGCGCCGTGCTGGAGCAGGTGCTGGCCAGGCACGCCGGTGCGCGCGAGCCGCTGCAGGCGCTGGCGGCCTTCGGCGGCTTCGAGATCGCGACCCTGGTGGGCGCGGTGCTGCAGGCCGCGCGCGAGCGGCGCGTGATCGTCGTCGACGGCTTCATTTCCAGCGCCGCGGTGCTGGTGGCGAAGAAGCTGCAGCCGCACGTGACGCAGCGCTGCGTGTTCTCGCACCGGTCGGACGAATTCGGCCACCAGCTGATGCTGCGCCACCTGGGCCCGGATGCCGCGACGCCGGCGCGCGCGCTGCTGGACCTGGGCTTGCGCCTGGGCGAGGGCTCGGGCGCGGCGCTGGCCTGGCCGCTGCTGCAATCGGCCTGCGCCATCCTCGCCGAGATGGCCAGCTTCGAATCGGCCGGCGTTTCGGACAAGGCCTGACATGATGTGGCTGCGGCACTGGCTGCTGGCGCTGCAGTTCTTCACCCGGGTGCCGGTGACGGGCCGGCTCGCCGGCTGGGTGGGCTACAGCCCCGCCATGCTGCGAGCGAGTGCCGCGCATTTCCCCGGCATCGGCCTGCTGGTGGGCGCGCTGGCGGCGCTGGTGGCCGGCGGGCTGCTCGTGCTGCTGCCGCCCAATCCGTATGCGCCGTTGGTGGCGGCGGCGTTTTCCACCATCGCCACCTTGCTCTTCACCGGCGCCTTGCACGAGGACGGCCTGGGCGACGTCGCCGACGGCCTGGGCGGTTCGCCGGACCGCCAGCGCGCGCTGGAGATCATGAAGGACTCGCGCATCGGCAGCTTCGGCGCGCTGGCGCTGGTGCTCGCGATCGCGACCAAGCTGGCCTTGCTGGCGCTGCTGGGCGCGCACGACGTGCGCGCACTGTGCACCGGCCTGGTGCTGGCGCACGTGCTGTCGCGTGCCTGGCCGCTGTTGCTGATCCGCTGCTTGCCGCACGTGGGCGACGCGGGCGGCAGCAAATCCAAGCCGCTGGCCGATGCGATCAGTGGCCGGGCCCTGGCCGCCGGCGCGGCGTGGACGGCGCTGGTCGTGGCCGCGGTCGCGGGACTGCAGGGGCCGCTGTTCGTCGTCGCGCCGCTGCTGGCTTCGGCGCTGGCCTTTGCCTGGGTGCTGCGCCTGTTCCGGCGGCGGCTGCAGGGTTTCACCGGCGATTGCCTGGGCACGACGCAGCAAGTGTGCGAGATTGCCTGCTACCTGGGCCTCGCCTTCCTCCCATGAAACTCTGGCTGGTGCGCCACGCGCGGCCGCTGCTGGCGCCGGGGCTGTGCTATGGCGTGACGGATGTCGACGCCGATGCGGACGCAACGGCGTTCGCTGCGTCGGTGTTGGCTGCGCAATTGCCGCCGCACGTCGCCGTCGCGTGTTCGCCGCTGCGGCGTTGCCTGCAGCTGGCCGAGGCGCTGCAGGCCTTGCGGCCGGGCCTGGAGTTCCGCGTCGAGTCCCGCTTGGCGGAAATGGATTTCGGCTTGTTCGAAGGCGAGCGCTGGGATGCCATCGCGCGCGCCGAGTACGCGCGCTGGGAAGCGGACTTCGCCGGCTACCGTTTCGGCGGCCGCGAAAGCGTTGGTGAATTCATGGCGCGCGTCGGCGCCGCGCTGGCCGACGCACGCGGCGGCGGCGACGTGCTGTGGATCACCCACGCCGGCGTGGCCCGCGCAGTGCGGCTGCTGGCCACCGGTGTCACCGCGCCGCTGCAAGCCGCCGACTGGCCGCGCGAGGGGCTGGCTTTCGGAGAGTTGCAGTGCTTTCCGATGTGATGTTCGCGTCGCATGGTGCCACGCGCTTCGACGATCGAACGTCGAAGCTTTGGCACAAAGGTTTCTCAGGGTAAACGCCAGCGCTCGTGTTTGCCGGAAGCAGCGTGCACGGACTATGCTTGCGCAGCCGCGGCACCCCGGCCGCAGCACTGTCTTGGGGGCATGTCATGTACAAGAAGATCCTGGTGGCCTATGACGGCTCCGATGCCGGCCAGAAGGCCCTGCTGGAATGCAGGGAGCTGGCCAACTGGAGCCATGCCGAGCTCTGCCTCGTCGCCGTGATGCCCTCAGCCATGAGCTTCGTCGGCCTGGAAGGCGGCGTCTACGACGTCGAACTCGAAGAGCGCGAGAAGAAGAAGTACCAGGGCGTGCTCGACGACGGCCTGCACCGCATGGCCGACGCCGGCTGGACGGCCAAGGGCGAAGTGGTCACCGGTGAAGCCGTCGAGGAGATCACCAAGTACGCCAGGAAATGCGGCGCCGACCTCGTCATCGTCGGCCACAAGCACCTGGACAGCTGGGCCGCCCGCTGGTGGCGCGGCTCCATTTCCGGGGCGCTGATCGAGCACTCTCCCTGCAGCGTGCTGGTCGTCATC
Encoded proteins:
- a CDS encoding ABC transporter substrate-binding protein, coding for MSLEIARGPRRIVCLTEEATEWLYLLGEDARIVGISGYTVRPRRAREEKPKVSAFLSAKIAKILELQPDCVFGFSDLQADIAAELVRKGVQVTIFNQRSVEEIFAMLYQVAAMVGRAADGLRRLEAMRARLLEIEAAGRALPRRPRIFFEEWDEPHISAIRWVSQLAGIAGADDVFPELALMPMGKDRIIADGAEIVRRNPDIVVGSWCGKKFRPEKVAARPGWENVNAVRAGQLFEIKSADILQPGPAALTDGVEQLHRIVLEWSRTHG
- a CDS encoding bifunctional adenosylcobinamide kinase/adenosylcobinamide-phosphate guanylyltransferase; this encodes MAELAVARSELILGGQKSGKTARAEALAAAWLARSPAHRAVYIATAQAWDEEMRERIARHRRDRALRVPAMETVEEPLELVRAIGAHSRADTLVVVDCLTLWLTARLLPVDALQALPAPDDELIERAVAAAAGPLVLVSNEIGLGVIPMGRESRAFVDALGRLNQQAARACERVTLMAAGLPLPLKGQS
- a CDS encoding helical backbone metal receptor, whose protein sequence is MKRILGALVLALVLAAPARAELKVTDDRGVTVTLPQSPRRIVSLLPSLTETVCELGECGRLVGVDRYSNYPASVLALPRVGGGIDPNIEAVVALKPDVVLMATSSRGAERLESLGVKVLAMEPRTAADVPRVMEKLGQLLQVPDAQRIWRAINAGVAAAAQSLPPAARGARVYFEVSRGPYAAGPGSFIGDVLQRLGARNIITPEMGPFPRINPEFVVKADPDLILIGDRNADGLEQRPGWAKLRAVREKRICVFDAAQSDVLVRPGPRMAEAARLLAGCLAAKAGK
- a CDS encoding FecCD family ABC transporter permease — encoded protein: MSAAAVVDRRGLVLGFVLLLVAALVAAVGAGVGSTGFESVLRARHDAAAWQILWDIRLPRTLGAWAAGALLGLAGAVAQGLFRNPLADPYLLGSASGAALGVALALVFVGASPFAAHWLPRVGLTGAAFCGAVVGVLMTLVLARGVLHTLRLLLAGVIVGVVLGAARDLLTLAVPDTLQAMQGFMLGTTGFVGWPACGVMLALLVPLLAVAWALGRMLDALALGEATAASLGLPLGAMRAALVAVLALATGGAVAQTGLIGFVGLAAPHLVRSFAPVPHGRLVLLAALMGGLLLMGADVLARWLIAPQELPVGVLTAVLGGTYLLWLMHRRSRRGVFS
- a CDS encoding ABC transporter ATP-binding protein: MSALEARALRASLGPRGDRREVLHGIDLRFAAGRWTSIVGPNGAGKSTLLRALAGLLPHEGGVLLHGRDLPTFSLRERARQLGWLGQNESAADDLTVYDVAMLGRLPHRAWLAPPAPADHQAVEEALRATQAWDWRERLLGHLSGGERQRVLLARALAVRAGVLLMDEPLANLDPPHQADWLVLVRELVARGTTVVSVLHELSMALQADDMVVLAGGRVVHHGPCGAAETHAELARVFDHRIRVRSLEGQWITLPHD
- the cobO gene encoding cob(I)yrinic acid a,c-diamide adenosyltransferase, with amino-acid sequence MQIETPPAAKPYEKPEGERRGLVIVNTGDGKGKSTAAFGLALRAHGRGKAVKIFQFMKVPTARFGEHRMFEQIGIPIEGLGDGFSWKSQDLERSAQLARDGWQKARAAILGGEFFLVVLDELTYPLIYGWLPLDEVLATLRERPREVHVAITGRRCPPEIIELADTVTEMQKVKHAFNAGVPAQRGIED
- the cbiB gene encoding adenosylcobinamide-phosphate synthase CbiB; protein product: MGAWLVLAALLLAFALDHVFGEPRARWHPVVGMGRYLELAGRRVAPRAGEAATATARVFTLGALAWLLGALLVVALAWSLQHALLLLPAWATALLAGIALKPLLAWRMLREETAAVEQALSVSLAAGRERLARLVSRDVNALDEAGVRESAIESLAENLNDSVVAPVFWFLLLGLPGATLYRFANTADAMWGYRGPRGGRDWEWAGKFAARADDALSWLPARLTALLIALAHHGLPWRPLRAEAARTASPNSGWPMAAMALALDVRLGKPGVYVLNAGARCAQPADGARAQVLAARAVGWLLALSVLVLLVEGA
- a CDS encoding aminotransferase class I/II-fold pyridoxal phosphate-dependent enzyme, with amino-acid sequence MTGRVHGGPGAQGAACYDFSTNANACGPCPQALAAVQGADALRYPDPASTRVREALAAFHGVAVERIVPAASASEMIFRLTAWAARSGVRQVALPRHSYGDYAQAARAWGLVPAADAALAWACEPSSPLGQGERDLHGADGAIVVLDRAYEPLRLTGASSFSGAQCDAMWQLWSPNKALGLTGVRGAYAIAPVAVDTAEAEAMAPSWPLGAHGEAMLLAWCESAVQQWLAASRATLRNWKDRQQALCRDLGWSLQPSDANFFVVQAPQLTAALPALRGQGVQLRDCASFGLRGHARLSVQPPAAQDALALAWRNAR
- a CDS encoding cobyric acid synthase; this translates as MTARCVMVLGTTSGAGKSWLTTALCRWYARQGLKVAPFKAQNMSNNARVVAGGEIGSAQYFQALAARAEPDVRMNPLLLKPERDTHSQVILLGQVDDALANEPWRGRSEKVWPQIAQSLDALRAENDVVVIEGAGSPAEINLKSSDIVNMRVALHADAACLLVTDIDRGGAFAHLYGTWALLDEAERRLLRGFVLNKFRGDAALLAPGPQQLERLTGVPTVATLPMWWQHGLPEEDGVFDDRSVVAGAVTRTVAVVAYPRLSNLDEFQPLKNVPGLRLLWARSPADVAGADWIVLPGSKHTSSDLQWLRTQGLDRAIARHAEAGRAVLGVCGGLQMLGEALIDPYAIDGNGPGLGLLPLVTQFEPAKTVRRTQASFGAMHGPWTALSGVEASGYEIHHGRTVQHAGMAAAHTVLPGGLGWQNAQGNVLGVYLHGLFEDPAVLHALFGAAAPTLDSVFDGLADFIEREFPAAYLGGLIACN
- the cobT gene encoding nicotinate-nucleotide--dimethylbenzimidazole phosphoribosyltransferase; translated protein: MQIQHIEDLHDPVLAQSLQHKIDRKTKPLGALGRLETLALQLGLILGSETPQLREPQLLVCAGDHGLAARGVSAYPSDVTWQMVENFLAGGAAVSVLARQHGLALTVVDCGVRHDFAPRPGLAIRKIGPGTADSAEGPAMTAAQCEQAIANGRELVAGLPGNAVLLGEMGIGNTSAASLLLAALTGTPIADCVGAGTGLDEAGIARKRAVLEQVLARHAGAREPLQALAAFGGFEIATLVGAVLQAARERRVIVVDGFISSAAVLVAKKLQPHVTQRCVFSHRSDEFGHQLMLRHLGPDAATPARALLDLGLRLGEGSGAALAWPLLQSACAILAEMASFESAGVSDKA
- a CDS encoding adenosylcobinamide-GDP ribazoletransferase, whose translation is MMWLRHWLLALQFFTRVPVTGRLAGWVGYSPAMLRASAAHFPGIGLLVGALAALVAGGLLVLLPPNPYAPLVAAAFSTIATLLFTGALHEDGLGDVADGLGGSPDRQRALEIMKDSRIGSFGALALVLAIATKLALLALLGAHDVRALCTGLVLAHVLSRAWPLLLIRCLPHVGDAGGSKSKPLADAISGRALAAGAAWTALVVAAVAGLQGPLFVVAPLLASALAFAWVLRLFRRRLQGFTGDCLGTTQQVCEIACYLGLAFLP